One genomic region from Drosophila busckii strain San Diego stock center, stock number 13000-0081.31 chromosome 3R, ASM1175060v1, whole genome shotgun sequence encodes:
- the LOC108602776 gene encoding protein lap4 isoform X15, whose product MFKCIPIFKGCNRQVEFVDKRHCSLPQVPEEILRYSRTLEELFLDANHIRDLPKNFFRLHRLRKLGLSDNEIGRLPPDIQNFENLVELDVSRNDIPDIPDDIKHLQSLQVADFSSNPIPKLPAGFSQLKNLTILGLNDMSLTTLPADFGCLTQLESLELRENLLKHLPETISQLTKLKRLDLGDNEIEELPPYLGYLPGLHELWLDHNQLQRLPPELGLLTKLTYLDVSENRLEELPNELGGLVSLTDLDLAQNLLETLPDGIAKLSRLTILKLDQNRLQRLNDSLGNCDNMQELILTENFLSELPASIGRMTKLSNLNVDRNALEYLPLEIGQCANLGVLSLRDNKLKKLPPELGNCSVLHVLDVSGNQLLYLPYSLVNLQLKAVWLSENQSQPLLTFQPDTDAETGEQVLSCYLLPQQEYQPITPDYPAQTLYRSSEKFDSMDFFSYQQKARDLESDSEPYEEREPSRTVVKFSEDATQEKDTPFVRQNTPHPKDLKAKAQKLKVERSRHEEHVNLVALAEENGTKTVETVTPTETRTIANNQQPAAVAVTATNNVQQTHKPVVVEALQAVNSSEQTSAVAAEAAAAEEQEDEYETDRRVGFQVEGEDDDFYKRPPKLHRRDTPHHLKNKRVQHLTDKQANELVCNALANPEAANEPTTPQHKVQSPIEENEDEEQLEQEQQQQQQQRPFDSSLSPIAVTVVEPTAATATTAADNIDGVTELRLEQYEIHIERTSAGLGLSIAGGKGSTPFKGDDDGIFISRVTEAGPADLAGLKVGDKVLKVNGIVVVDADHYQAVQVLKACGAVLVLVVQREVTRLIGHPVFSEDGSVSQISVETRPLAAPAPELPPQSYAPMTMPTPMPVPVSEPAHGYVFATPTAAPTMPNGLLLENGKDALPLSFIQLHTTLIRDQIGQGLGFSIAGGKGSPPFKDDCDGIFISRITEGGLAHRDGKIMVGDRVMAINGNDMTEAHHDAAVACLTEPQRFVRLVLQREYRGPLEPPTSPRSPAVLNSLSPSGYLANRPANFKRSAGDITAAEQPYKYSTLAATTPSTQPTIVANNNNNNTLPSNKTNGFAAAAATAAPIDKSTGQPVPAPRRTNSMPLGDGDGSTVNGAASSAGSADSNEAQPSSLRPLTSDDFQAMIPAHFLSGGSQHQVHVARPNETGVSAVTVNVNKPEPDLPMFPAAPTELGRVTETITKSTFTETVMTRITDNQLAEPLISEEVVLPKNQGSLGFSIIGGTDHSCVPFGTREPGIFISHIVPGGIASKCGKLRMGDRILKVNDADVSKATHQDAVLELLKPGDEIRLTIQHDPLPPGFQHIEVVYVVTEEILLSKAENERLGMHIKGGLNGQRGNPIDPSDEGVFVSKINSVGAARRDGRLKVGMRLLEVNGHSLLGAAHQDAVNVLRNAGNEIQLVVCKGYDKSSLMHSIGQAGGMSTGFNSSASCSGGSRQGSRASETGSELSQSQSVSSLDHDEEERLRQEFDVFATQPTSTAGTPEPTSQSGLAAAAALVHGAPSPTPPATITSIPASTVSVSAPAADLADSTAAAQTVALIHAEQQQQSQQQQQQQLATIGQEKSTQEKVLEIVRAADAFTSVPPKSPAEHHEQDKIQKTTTVVISKHTLDTNPTTPTTPAAPASIGSTATPEPLTAAAPAPAPAQTQSNAQQQRGTQTPERLAPGSRNSYQQMLAAQEEAPPAMPKKAQPVYIIDDEEEDEEEVDSTPPLELASPPSYADTDSDCFERSRGRYPSDSESDSRAYKPTRSGRSTPEYSRTHRKSVSFDLSGDDEHSKSDYERSRSRTPERFARAYDSEQETRSSRLPRKGILRATSPSPNATLDRPLIVRAREVESPQQVARVSRATSPERPGGELERDNPFNQMSAEDDDEYTRIAKQLNRSPREKFFSESSGCSTPSTVISKSTESLSGARPKVPPKPLQLKKADLVRNVALESFQASDVGQGDFTVFEHDASTNTIHPLGGVRLPVRVLNPRPRESPPPPPVNYATLPKSPLSRTPEPPESLYMEALPPPAQRRPHDFQHENSPDNILVTAEQHRDFLLRENEMRNQLRAPADPAPPVPNSFGVNNPFLDCCDSDIDSLPLPPPPPSSTPPQRHSMPPPPSETLNDNHTNASTTSYTPPTYATPEQPLLLGPATPAQIFPTAQILPVQYASLPQPQQPNKLTLSGAAAASAQPIFNLLLLPAASAGDTQSSSSALLYLTPTTATSTSTSTATLTLSSDNAKSPTTTKVPKSVSDKKRFFESAMEDQHKPTQKTEKVFSFLSKDEVEKLHQEEEKKIATLRRDKKSRLLDAANDNIDKQQQQQHDDADRQHDSVDNSNSNSQSRSRSQSNSSDAESEVEQLKDVVDNIVVVGLTQYDDAEDLRNPLDEIEAVFRA is encoded by the exons atgtTCAAGTGCATTCCAATTTTCAAGGGCTGCAACAGGCAGGTGGAATTCGTTGATAAACGTCACTGTTCGCTGCCCCAAGTGCCCGAGGAAATTTTACGCTACTCGCGCACCCTTGAAGAGCTTTTCCTCGATGCGAATCACATACGGGATTTGCCAAAG AATTTCTTCAGATTGCATCGCCTGAGAAAATTGGGACTGAGTGACAATGAAATTGGACGTTTGCCGCCGGATATACAAAACTTTGAAAATCTTGTTGAGCTTGATGTTTCACGAAACG ACATACCCGACATTCCCGATGACATTAAGCATCTGCAGAGCCTGCAGGTGGCCGACTTTAGCTCCAATCCCATACCCAAACTGCCCGCAGGCTTTTCGCAGCTGAAGAACCTCACCATACTTGGCTTGAATGACATGTCACTCACTACGCTGCCCGCTGACTTTGGCTGTCTTACCCAATTGGAGTCGCTGGAGTTGCGCGAAAATCTGCTGAAGCATCTGCCTGAGACAATTAGTCAGCTTACCAAGCTGAAACGCTTGGACTTGGGCGACAATGAAATTGAAGAATTGCCACCATATCTGGGCTATTTGCCGGGACTGCATGAACTTTGGCTGGATCACAatcagctgcagcgactgccGCCAGAGCTGGGACTGCTTACAAAGCTCACATATTTGGATGTATCCGAGAATCGCTTAGAGGAGCTGCCCAATGAGCTGGGCGGACTGGTGAGCTTAACTGATTTGGATTTAGCACAGAATCTGCTCGAAACGCTGCCCGATGGCATTGCTAAGCTAAGTCGTTTAACTATATTGAAGCTGGATCAGAATCGTTTGCAGCGTCTAAACGATTCGCTGGGCAA CTGCGATAATATGCAGGAGCTTATACTTACAGAGAACTTTCTTTCCGAGCTGCCTGCGTCGATTGGACGCATGACCAAGTTGAGCAATTTGAATGTGGATCGCAATGCGCTGGAGTATTTGCCGCTTGAGATTGGCCAATGCGCCAATCTGGGCGTGCTCAGTTTGCGCGACAACAAGCTAAAGAAACTGCCACCAGAGCTGGGCAACTGCTCTGTGCTGCATGTGCTCGATGTGAGCGGCAATCAGCTGCTCTATTTGCCCTACTCACTGGTCAATCTGCAACTCAAAGCTGTTTGGCTGTCCGAGAATCAATCGCAGCCGCTGTTAACCTTCCAGCCAGATACAGATGCCGAGACGGGCGAACAGGTGCTCTCCTGTTACCTGCTGCCCCAGCAGGAATACCAGCCTATAACGCCAG aTTATCCAGCGCAGACGCTTTATAGATCAAGCGAAAAGTTCGATTCAATGGATTTCTTCAGTTATCAGCAAAAAG CACGCGATTTGGAATCCGATTCGGAGCCCTATGAGGAGCGTGAGCCATCGCGCACTGTTGTCAAGTTCTCGGAGGATGCCACACAGGAGAAGGATACGCCATTTGTGCGCCAAAATACGCCGCATCCGAAGGATCTGAAGGCCAAGGCGCAGAAACTGAAAGTGGAGCGCAGTCGTCATGAGGAGCATGTCAATTTGGTGGCACTGGCCGAGGAG AATGGCACCAAAACAGTCGAGACAGTAACCCCCACCGAGACACGCACCATAGCGAATAATCAGCAGCCGGCAGCAGTAGCTGTGACAGCAACCAATAATGTGCAGCAGACGCACAAACCAGTTGTTGTG gaAGCGCTACAAGCTGTaaacagcagcgagcagaCAAGCGCTGTAGCTGcggaagctgcagcagctgaagaacAAGAAGATGAATAT GAAACTGATCGACGCGTTGGCTTTCAAGTTGAAGGCGAAGATGATGATTTCTATAAGCGACCGCCCAAGCTGCACAGACG TGATACACCGCATCATTTGAAAAACAAGCGTGTGCAGCATTTAACCGATAAGCAGGCAAATGAATTGGTCTGCAATGCTTTGGCCAATCCAGAGGCGGCTAATGAGCCAACAACGCCGCAGCACAAAGTGCAGTCACCCATAGAAGAGAATGAAGATGAAGAGCAGCTAGAGcaggaacagcaacagcagcaacagcaacgtccATTTGATAGCTCACTTTCGCCTATAGCAGTTACAGTTGTtgagccaacagcagcaacagcaacaacagcagcgg ATAACATTGATGGGGTGACCGAGCTGCGCTTGGAGCAGTACGAAATACACATTGAACGCACTTCAGCGGGGCTAGGACTAAGCATTGCTGGCGGCAAGGGCTCCACGCCCTTTAAAGGCGATGATGATGGCATTTTTATATCACGTGTAACCGAAGCGGGTCCAGCTGATCTAGCGGGTCTCAAAGTGGGCGACAAGGTGCTCAAAGTCAATGGCATTGTTGTAGTCGATGCGGATCATTATCAAGCAGTGCAGGTGCTCAAAGCTTGCGGTGCTGTGCTGGTGCTAGTGGTGCAGCGTGAGGTCACCAGACTAATTGGACATCCAGTGTTTAGTGAGGATGGCAGCGTGTCCCAAATTTCAGTGGAAACGCGTCCActtgcagctccagctccagagCTGCCGCCGCAAAGTTATGCGCCCATGACTATGCCCACGCCCAtgcctgtgcctgtgtctGAGCCAGCGCATGGCTATGtatttgccacgcccacagcagcgCCTACAATGCCTAATGGTTTGCTGCTAGAGAATGGCAAG GATGCTTTGCCTTTGAGCTTCATACAGCTGCACACAACTTTAATACGCGATCAAATTGGCCAAGGTTTGGGCTTTAGCATTGCAGGCGGCAAAGGCTCGCCGCCATTCAAGGACGACTGCGATGGCATTTTTATATCACGCATTACCGAAGGCGGTCTAGCGCATCGCGATGGCAAAATTATGGTTGGCGATCGTGTTATGGCT ATCAATGGCAATGACATGACTGAGGCGCATCATgatgcagctgttgcttgtcTAACTGAGCCGCAGCGCTTTGTGCGTTTGGTGCTGCAGCGCGAATATCGCGGGCCACTGGAGCCGCCCACAAGTCCGCGCAGTCCCGCTGTGCTCAACTCGTTGAGCCCCTCTGGCTATTTAGCCAATCGACCAG caaacTTTAAGCGCTCAGCTGGCGACATaactgcagctgagcagcCTTACAAGTACAGCACATTGGCTGCCACCACGCCCAGCACACAGCCCACAATCgttgctaacaacaacaacaacaacacgctgcctagcaataaaacaaatggctttgctgctgctgctgcgactgctgcgcCCATAGACAAGTCTACGGGTCAGCCAGTGCCTGCACCACGTCGCACCAATTCGATGCCActtggcgatggcgatggctcCACTGTAAATGGCGCTGCTTctagcgctggcagcgctgatTCCAATGAGGCGCAG CCTTCATCGTTGCGACCACTGACCAGCGATGATTTTCAAGCGATGATACCAGCGCATTTTCTGAGCGGCGGCAGTCAGCATCAGGTGCATGTGGCGCGCCCCAACGAGACGGGCGTCAGTGCTGTCACCGTGAATGTGAACAAGCCCGAGCCCGATCTGCCCATGTTCCCAGCAGCGCCCACCGAACTGGGCCGCGTTACCGAGACCATAACAAAGTCAACGTTCACCGAAACTGTGATGACGCGCATTACCGACAATCAGCTGGCGGAGCCATTGATCAGTGAG GAGGTGGTGCTGCCCAAGAATCAAGGCTCGCTTGGCTTTAGCATCATAGGCGGCACGGATCACTCCTGCGTGCCCTTTGGCACTCGCGAGCCTGGAATATTTATATCACAT ATTGTGCCCGGTGGCATTGCCTCAAAATGCGGCAAGCTGCGCATGGGCGATCGCATACTGAAAGTGAATGATGCGGATGTTTCCAAGGCCACACATCAGGATGCagtgctggagctgctgaaGCCTGGCGATGAAATCAGGCTGACCATACAGCATGATCCGCTACCGCCAGGTTTTCAA CACATAGAAGTAGTTTATGTAGTTACCGAG GAGATACTGCTGTCCAAGGCTGAGAACGAGCGTCTGGGCATGCACATTAAGGGTGGGCTGAATGGCCAGCGCGGTAATCCCATCGATCCATCGGATGAGGGCGTTTTTGTATCCAAAATCAATTCGGTGGGCGCTGCGCGTCGCGATGGACGCCTCAAG GTGGGCATGCGTCTGCTGGAGGTGAACGGCCATTCGCTGCTGGGTGCCGCACATCAGGATGCGGTCAACGTTTTGCGCAATGCTGgcaatgaaattcaattggtCGTTTGCAAGGGCTACGACAAATCGAGCTTAATGCATTCCATTGGCCAAGCGGGCGGCATGAGCACAGGTTTCAATTCGTCTGCATCCTGCAGCGGCGGCAGTCGTCAAG GTTCGCGTGCTTCCGAAACAGGCTCGGAGCTGAGTCAGAGTCAAAGCGTTTCCAGTTTGGATCATGATGAGGAGGAGCGTCTGCGTCAG GAATTTGATGTGTTTGCCACGCAGCCAACATCCACAGCTGGCACACCCGAGCCCACCAGCCAATCTGGcctagcagctgctgccgcactGGTGCATGGCGCGCCCTCGCCCACGCCCCCAGCAACTATAACAAGCATTCCAGCCAGcacagtttcagtttcagcgCCTGCAGCTGATTTAGCAGACTCCACAGCTGCCGCACAGACCGTGGCGCTTATCCATgcagaacagcagcaacagtcgcagcagcagcagcagcagcagttggccaCCATTGGGCAGGAGAAGAGCACACAGGAAAAG GTGCTGGAAATTGTGCGTGCCGCGGATGCGTTTACCAGCGTGCCACCCAAGTCGCCAGCGGAGCATCATGAGCAGGACAAGATACAAAAGACAACGACGGTTGTTATATCGAAGCATACGCTCGATACAAATCCAACGACGCCCACAACACCAGCCGCACCCGCCTCAATTGGCAGCACAGCGACCCCGGAGCCATTGAccgcagcagcgccagctccagctccagcccaAACCCAGTCGAATGCTCAGCAGCAG cgCGGCACACAGACGCCGGAACGCTTGGCGCCAGGATCACGCAACAGCTACCAGCAAATGCTAGCGGCGCAGGAAGAAGCGCCGCCTGCAATGCCCAAGAAGGCGCAGCCAGTTTACATTATAGACGACGAAGAAGAGGATGAGGAGGAAGTGGATTCTACGCCGCCGCTCGAATTGGCATCGCCGCCTTCCTATGCAGACACAGACTCCGACTGCTTTGAGCGCTCACGCGGGCGCTACCCAAGCGACTCTGAAAGCGACAGTCGCGCCTACAAACCAACACGCTCGGGACGCAGCACGCCCGAGTACAGCCGCACGCATCGCAAGAGCGTAAGCTTCGATCTGAGCGGCGACGATGAGCACAGCAAGTCGGACTATGAACGCTCGCGCTCACGCACGCCCGAACGCTTTGCACGCGCCTACGACTCGGAGCAGGAAACGCGCAGCAGTCGCTTGCCACGCAAGGGAATTTTACGTGCCACAAGTCCGAGTCCCAATGCAACGCTAGATCGGCCGCTTATAGTGCGCGCCAGAGAAGTTGAGTCGCCGCAGCAAGTGGCGCGTGTATCACGCGCTACTTCGCCTGAGCGTCCTGGTGGCGAGCTGGAGCGCGATAATCCCTTCAATCAAATGAGCGCTGAGGACGATGATGAGTACACACGCATAGCCAAGCAGCTGAACAGATCGCCGCGTGAAAAGTTCTTTAGCGAGTCCAGCGGCTGCAGCACGCCCAGCACAGTGATAAGCAAATCCACTGAGAGTCTAAGCGGCGCCAGACCCAAAGTGCCGCCCAAGCCGCTGCAGCTAAAGAAAGCGGATCTAGTGCGCAATGTGGCGCTTGAAAGTTTTCAGGCGAGCGATGTGGGTCAGGGCGACTTTACAGTGTTTGAACATGACGCCAGCACCAACACGATACACCCACTGGGTGGTGTGAGGCTGCCAGTGCGCGTGCTGAATCCACGTCCACGTGAGAGtccgccaccgccgcctgTGAACTACGCCACATTGCCCAAGTCGCCGCTGAGCCGCACGCCTGAGCCGCCAGAGTCGCTTTATATGGaagcgctgccgccgccagcgcagCGTCGTCCACACGACTTTCAGCATGAGAACTCGCCGGATAATATTCTGGTTACCGCCGAGCAGCATCGCGACTTTTTGCTGCGCGAGAACGAAATGCGCAATCAGCTGCGTGCGCCGGCAGATCCTGCACCACCCGTGCCCAACAGCTTTGGGGTAAACAATCCATTCCTAGACTGTTGCGACAGCGACATTGACAGCCTGCCactgccaccaccaccacccagcAGCACTCCCCCACAGCGCCACAGCatgccaccaccaccatcTGAAACACTCAATGATAACCACACTAACGCATCAACTACATCTTATACTCCTCCCACTTATGCTACGCCGGaacagccgctgctgctgggcccAGCGACGCCAGCGCAAATCTTTCCCACCGCCCAAATACTGCCCGTGCAGTATGCGAGCTTGCCACAACCACAGCAGCCTAATAAACTAACACTGAGTGgtgcagcagccgccagcGCTCAGCCCATTttcaatctgctgctgctgcccgcagCGAGCGCAGGCGACACGCAGTCGAGTTCatctgctttgctttatctaacgcccacaacagcaacatcaacatcaacatcaactgCAACGTTAACG